The following proteins are co-located in the Desulfatitalea tepidiphila genome:
- a CDS encoding iron-sulfur cluster assembly scaffold protein: MGDKLDDFVNKLQDQIFEETRTAYGELGFRRWREPKYQGAMDDADAHGRMTGTCGDTMQIFLKFEKGRVKEASFLTDGCGSSTVCGSLAAELALNKTPEELTDITGEHILSILGVFPEEDQHCAFLASSTVQEALDDYMKKQAVRK, translated from the coding sequence ATGGGAGACAAGCTGGATGATTTCGTCAATAAACTGCAGGATCAAATTTTCGAAGAAACCCGAACGGCTTATGGAGAGTTGGGGTTTCGGCGCTGGCGCGAACCCAAATACCAAGGGGCCATGGACGATGCCGACGCCCATGGCCGCATGACCGGCACATGCGGCGACACCATGCAGATTTTCCTGAAGTTTGAAAAGGGGCGGGTCAAGGAAGCCTCCTTTCTCACCGATGGATGCGGATCGAGCACGGTATGCGGATCGCTGGCCGCGGAACTCGCCTTGAACAAGACGCCGGAAGAACTGACCGACATTACCGGTGAACACATCCTGTCCATTCTGGGCGTATTTCCCGAAGAAGATCAGCATTGCGCCTTCCTGGCCTCGTCCACGGTACAGGAAGCCCTGGATGATTACATGAAAAAGCAGGCCGTCAGAAAATAA
- a CDS encoding nucleotide-binding protein, with the protein MKISVCGKGGSGKSTVTTLLAKQALRRQLAVLVVDADDSNAGLYRMLGFDTPPAPLMDLVGGKAGIKQKMGKGSLMTQSQIRPEDIAPEFIRKHDGLMLVGIGKILQALEGCACPMGVLNREFLKKLTLDKNEIAIVDMEAGVEHFGRGIDENLDWILVVVEPSFDSLNLAARIKTLAAGMNKKVAAVLNKTPSQDVSLKMREALAKHGLVIAGIFPQDRLVFDACFNGTVPDRGEAFEMAGQVLDLLLTQ; encoded by the coding sequence ATGAAGATTTCCGTTTGCGGGAAGGGAGGCAGCGGCAAAAGTACCGTCACGACGCTGCTGGCCAAGCAGGCCCTTCGACGACAGCTGGCCGTACTGGTCGTCGATGCGGACGATTCCAATGCCGGGCTATACAGAATGCTCGGTTTCGACACTCCCCCGGCGCCTCTGATGGATCTGGTGGGCGGCAAGGCCGGCATCAAGCAAAAAATGGGCAAAGGGTCGCTCATGACCCAGTCCCAGATTCGTCCGGAAGACATCGCCCCCGAGTTTATCCGCAAGCACGACGGGCTCATGCTGGTGGGTATCGGAAAAATCCTGCAGGCGCTCGAAGGCTGCGCCTGCCCGATGGGCGTATTGAACCGGGAGTTCCTCAAAAAGCTGACCTTGGACAAGAATGAAATCGCCATCGTCGACATGGAAGCCGGCGTCGAGCATTTCGGCCGCGGCATCGACGAGAACCTCGACTGGATCCTGGTGGTGGTCGAACCCTCGTTCGACTCGCTGAACCTGGCCGCCAGAATCAAGACGTTGGCCGCGGGGATGAACAAGAAGGTGGCCGCCGTGCTGAACAAGACCCCCTCCCAGGACGTGTCTTTAAAGATGAGGGAGGCCCTTGCCAAACACGGATTGGTCATCGCCGGGATCTTCCCCCAGGACCGCCTGGTATTTGATGCCTGTTTCAATGGAACTGTTCCGGACCGCGGTGAGGCTTTCGAAATGGCCGGCCAGGTGCTGGATCTGCTTTTGACCCAATAG
- a CDS encoding CooT family nickel-binding protein — protein MCLSTVFLNAGDTSTEVMKDVAHIEADKDGYWLFNLFGEKKFVEGSIQSVDLVDEHLIVLHSHKPA, from the coding sequence ATGTGTTTGAGCACGGTTTTCCTCAATGCGGGCGACACATCCACGGAAGTCATGAAAGATGTGGCGCACATTGAAGCCGACAAGGACGGCTACTGGTTGTTCAACCTGTTTGGCGAAAAAAAATTCGTCGAGGGATCGATTCAAAGCGTGGACCTCGTGGACGAGCACCTCATCGTGCTCCATTCGCACAAACCGGCCTGA